The segment CATCTTTCAATGTACACAATGAAATTATTGCAGCTAACCATGAGATTTCTGAGCGTGATATAAGACGTGTAGTTTTCCAAACATTTGAGAAATATATTGAAGACAATATTATCATTCACAATATACCACTAAAATATCACTTAGATGACATGACTGACATAAAAGAAGTTGGTGGATTGTACGGAAAAAGACTATCTGCTGATGTTAATGTTGTCACTGCTTCGCGTCCAGCGCTTACCAATATTGAAAACTGTATTACCAATAATGGTGGATTAAATATGGCAGGTTGTATTGCTTCTGCATATTCTGCAGGTCTTGCGTGTCTCAGTGAAGATGAAAAAGAGCTCGGGACTGCTATTGTTGATATAGGTGGTGGATGCACTGCAATTGGAATTTTCAAAAGAGGGAAACTTGTGTATGCAAGCAGCGTTCCAATTGGTGGCGTTCATATCACTCGAGATATTGCTTACGGGCTATGCACAAGCATAGAACGTGCAGAGTATATAAAAATACTATATGGTAGCACTATCGTAACTTCAATAGATGAGAACGAATATATTACAGTGCAAAATAGTGAAAATGATGAACCTACTCAAGTATTCAAATCTGAGCTTATTAACATCATAAGACCAAGAGTTGAAGAAATACTTGAAATGGTAAGAGAGCAATTTCAAGAGCAGAAAGATCCAATTAATAAAGTAGTGATCACAGGTGGAACTAGTCAAATCACAAGCATGAAAGAAATTGCAGGCTATATATTCAATAAGCAAGTTCGAATTGGGTGCCCTGAGTCTTGTAGCGGTCTTGATGGCGAATATGATAAAAATCCTGTATTTTCTGCTGCTATAGGTTCTATAAAGCTAATAGTTGACACTTTTTATAAAAATAATTCTGGTATTTTAGGTCAGGATGGTAAAATGAGTAAATTGTATAATTGGGTTAAATCAAAAGTTACAGTCTAGATTTCTGTTTTACCACCTTTCATACAAATGACTTGACACTAGGATCCATAGGACTTATTTTTATAATATGTAAAGTTATTATGTTTATGTACTTGCGAGTAAGCGTAAAGGATCACAAATTACAATAAGACATGGAAAATACGAACATAACTAT is part of the Wolbachia endosymbiont (group A) of Anomoia purmunda genome and harbors:
- the ftsA gene encoding cell division protein FtsA, coding for MYSAVIAKPKRNVFAVLDIGTTKIICLIVKINGNFSYKVTGTGYKIAEGVNGGSITNVKHANYSISSTIGLAEQVSEETIDQIYVNIAGCGISSFNVHNEIIAANHEISERDIRRVVFQTFEKYIEDNIIIHNIPLKYHLDDMTDIKEVGGLYGKRLSADVNVVTASRPALTNIENCITNNGGLNMAGCIASAYSAGLACLSEDEKELGTAIVDIGGGCTAIGIFKRGKLVYASSVPIGGVHITRDIAYGLCTSIERAEYIKILYGSTIVTSIDENEYITVQNSENDEPTQVFKSELINIIRPRVEEILEMVREQFQEQKDPINKVVITGGTSQITSMKEIAGYIFNKQVRIGCPESCSGLDGEYDKNPVFSAAIGSIKLIVDTFYKNNSGILGQDGKMSKLYNWVKSKVTV